From Pseudomonas putida, one genomic window encodes:
- the dnaG gene encoding DNA primase — MAGLIPQSFIDDLINRLDIVDVVSSRVQLKKTGKNYSACCPFHKEKTPSFTVSPDKQFYYCFGCGAGGNALGFVMDHDNLDFPQAVEELARAAGMEVPREEGRRGQKPRQPTDSPLYPLLDAASEFYRQALRSHPTRKAAVDYLKGRGLSGEIARDFGLGFAPPGWDNLLKHLGADTLQQKVMIDAGLLIENAESGKRYDRFRDRVMFPIRDSRGRIIAFGGRVLGDDKPKYLNSPETPVFHKGQELYGLYEARKHNRNLDEIIVVEGYMDVIALAQQGLRNAVATLGTATSEEHLKRLFRVVPSVLFCFDGDQAGRKAAWRALESTLSALQDGRRARFLFLPEGEDPDSLVRAEGTDAFMARINQHAQPLADYFFEQLSVEADPRSLEGKAHMATLAAPLIEKIPGANLRQLMRNRLKEITGLDPQQVEQLAQQAPASNSVPDYDRGYDYDAMASYTPDYGDMPQHDYAPAQQEQQWKPNKGGGKKPWSDKPWDKNRKGGKPWQQRDDAPPRTPAPVEPPTLAALRTLLHHPLLAGKVEDASHFADEEHLYSQLLVALIEAAQKNPGLSSMQLIARWHGTEQGRLLRALAEKEWLIVADNLEQQFFDTITSLSARQRERSLEHLLRKARQSELSSEEKSQLLALLSRNVPAQTPTSSGA, encoded by the coding sequence ATGGCCGGGCTGATTCCCCAAAGCTTCATAGACGACCTGATCAACCGCCTCGACATCGTCGACGTGGTGAGTTCGCGCGTCCAGCTGAAAAAGACCGGCAAGAACTACTCCGCCTGCTGCCCGTTCCACAAAGAGAAAACCCCCTCCTTCACGGTGAGCCCGGACAAGCAGTTCTACTACTGCTTCGGTTGCGGCGCTGGCGGCAACGCCCTGGGGTTCGTCATGGACCACGACAACCTGGACTTCCCCCAGGCGGTCGAGGAGCTGGCCCGTGCCGCAGGCATGGAAGTACCCCGCGAGGAAGGCCGGCGCGGTCAAAAGCCGCGACAGCCAACAGACTCCCCGCTCTACCCGCTGCTGGATGCCGCCTCGGAATTCTACCGCCAGGCCCTGCGCAGCCACCCCACCCGCAAGGCAGCAGTGGATTACCTCAAGGGTCGCGGCCTGTCGGGGGAAATCGCCCGCGACTTCGGCCTGGGGTTCGCGCCACCTGGCTGGGACAACCTGCTCAAGCACCTGGGCGCCGACACCCTGCAACAGAAGGTGATGATCGACGCCGGCCTGCTGATCGAAAACGCCGAAAGCGGCAAACGCTACGACCGCTTCCGCGACCGGGTGATGTTCCCGATACGCGACAGCCGCGGGCGCATCATCGCCTTTGGCGGCCGCGTTCTGGGCGACGACAAACCCAAGTATCTCAACTCCCCGGAGACCCCGGTATTCCATAAGGGCCAGGAACTTTACGGGCTGTACGAGGCGCGCAAGCACAACCGCAACCTGGACGAGATCATCGTCGTCGAAGGCTACATGGATGTCATCGCCCTGGCCCAGCAAGGCCTGCGCAACGCCGTAGCCACACTCGGCACCGCCACCAGCGAAGAACACCTCAAGCGCCTGTTTCGCGTGGTGCCCAGCGTGCTGTTCTGCTTCGACGGCGACCAGGCCGGGCGCAAGGCCGCCTGGCGCGCCCTGGAGTCGACCCTCTCGGCACTGCAGGACGGGCGCCGCGCGCGCTTCCTGTTCCTGCCCGAAGGCGAAGACCCGGACAGCCTGGTGCGCGCAGAAGGCACCGATGCCTTCATGGCACGCATCAACCAGCACGCCCAGCCGCTGGCCGACTATTTCTTCGAGCAACTGAGCGTCGAGGCCGATCCGCGCTCGCTTGAAGGCAAGGCGCACATGGCCACCCTCGCTGCACCGTTGATCGAAAAAATCCCAGGCGCCAACCTGCGTCAGTTGATGCGCAACCGCCTGAAGGAAATCACCGGCCTCGACCCTCAACAGGTCGAGCAGTTGGCCCAGCAGGCGCCTGCCAGCAACAGCGTGCCGGACTACGACCGGGGCTACGACTACGATGCCATGGCCAGCTACACCCCCGACTATGGCGACATGCCGCAGCACGACTACGCCCCGGCGCAGCAGGAGCAGCAGTGGAAGCCAAACAAGGGGGGCGGCAAGAAGCCGTGGAGTGACAAGCCCTGGGACAAGAACCGCAAAGGAGGCAAGCCGTGGCAGCAGCGCGATGACGCCCCGCCACGCACCCCAGCACCAGTGGAGCCCCCGACCCTTGCGGCCTTGCGCACACTGCTGCACCACCCGCTGCTGGCCGGCAAAGTCGAGGACGCCAGCCATTTTGCCGACGAAGAGCACCTCTACAGCCAGCTGCTGGTGGCGCTGATCGAGGCCGCGCAAAAAAATCCTGGGCTAAGCTCAATGCAGCTGATCGCACGCTGGCACGGCACCGAACAGGGCCGTTTGCTGCGAGCCTTGGCGGAAAAGGAATGGCTGATCGTAGCCGACAACCTTGAACAACAGTTTTTCGACACTATAACTAGCTTGTCCGCCCGCCAACGCGAGCGCAGCCTGGAACATCTGCTCAGGAAAGCACGTCAAAGCGAGTTGAGCAGCGAGGAAAAATCTCAGCTTCTCGCCCTGCTGAGCCGGAATGTTCCCGCACAAACGCCGACCTCATCTGGCGCGTGA
- the folB gene encoding dihydroneopterin aldolase translates to MDRVFIEGLEVDTVIGAYDWERDIRQCLRLDLSFAWDNRPAAAGDDLNLALDYASVSARIQAFAEQARFELVETFAERLVAVLMAEFHIPWVRLKLTKPGAVPAARGGVGVEIERGCL, encoded by the coding sequence TTGGACAGAGTGTTCATCGAAGGCCTGGAAGTCGATACCGTCATCGGTGCCTATGACTGGGAACGGGATATTCGCCAGTGCCTGCGCCTGGACCTGAGTTTCGCCTGGGACAATCGCCCGGCAGCGGCTGGCGATGATCTGAACCTGGCGCTGGACTATGCCAGTGTTTCGGCGCGTATCCAGGCGTTTGCCGAGCAGGCGCGTTTCGAGCTGGTCGAGACGTTCGCCGAGCGGCTGGTCGCGGTCCTGATGGCAGAGTTCCACATCCCTTGGGTGCGGCTCAAGCTGACCAAGCCGGGCGCGGTGCCTGCGGCCCGTGGCGGTGTTGGTGTGGAGATCGAGCGCGGATGTCTCTGA
- the rpsU gene encoding 30S ribosomal protein S21 has translation MPAVKVKENEPFDVALRRFKRSCEKAGVLAEVRSREFYEKPTAERKRKAAAAVKRHAKKVQREQRRAVRLY, from the coding sequence ATGCCAGCCGTCAAAGTTAAAGAGAACGAACCCTTCGACGTAGCTCTGCGTCGTTTCAAGCGCTCCTGCGAAAAAGCCGGTGTACTGGCTGAAGTTCGTAGCCGCGAGTTTTACGAGAAGCCGACCGCCGAGCGTAAGCGTAAAGCAGCTGCTGCTGTTAAGCGTCACGCCAAGAAAGTTCAGCGCGAACAGCGCCGCGCCGTTCGTCTGTACTAA
- a CDS encoding multifunctional CCA addition/repair protein: MQIYKVGGAVRDRLLGLPVSDIDWLVVGTSVEEMHAKGFRPVGADFPVFLHPKTGEEYALARTERKSGRGYGGFTFHASPEVTLEEDLIRRDLTINAMAEDDQGQVLDPFNGQADLEQRILRHVSPAFAEDPLRVLRVARFAARYAPLGFRVADETLELMKQIASSGELQALTAERSWKEIERALMEDEPQVFINVLRDCTALERLMPELEGGAASLAALTQAAKHHQPLHIRWACLLHDLSTTAIKALNQRFKAPRECQEMAMLVSECASLGHKALELDPEAMLALLQKFDVYRRPQRFEDFIAVCQMVAHANAEAYPQADYLRAAAAAARAVEAKPLVEAGLTGQALGEALRHKRLEALKAYKTTAVN; the protein is encoded by the coding sequence ATGCAAATCTACAAAGTCGGCGGCGCCGTGCGCGACCGCCTGCTCGGGCTCCCCGTCAGTGACATCGATTGGCTGGTCGTGGGTACCAGCGTCGAAGAAATGCACGCCAAGGGCTTTCGCCCAGTCGGCGCTGATTTCCCGGTTTTCCTGCACCCCAAGACGGGCGAGGAATATGCCTTGGCGCGCACAGAGCGCAAGAGCGGGCGCGGCTATGGCGGTTTTACCTTCCATGCCAGCCCCGAGGTGACCCTTGAGGAAGACCTGATCCGGCGTGACCTCACCATCAACGCCATGGCCGAGGATGATCAGGGACAGGTGCTGGACCCCTTTAACGGCCAAGCCGATCTTGAGCAGCGCATTTTACGCCACGTGTCTCCGGCATTCGCCGAAGACCCCTTGCGCGTGCTGCGTGTTGCCCGCTTCGCCGCACGCTATGCCCCGTTGGGGTTCAGGGTCGCCGATGAAACACTGGAGCTGATGAAGCAGATCGCGAGTTCTGGCGAACTGCAGGCGCTCACGGCTGAACGCAGCTGGAAAGAGATCGAGCGCGCGCTGATGGAAGACGAGCCACAGGTGTTCATCAACGTGCTGCGCGACTGCACAGCCCTTGAACGACTGATGCCTGAGCTTGAGGGAGGTGCGGCTTCGCTGGCTGCCTTGACGCAAGCAGCCAAACACCATCAGCCACTGCATATTCGCTGGGCCTGCCTGCTGCATGACCTGAGCACAACTGCAATCAAGGCACTGAACCAACGCTTCAAGGCGCCGCGTGAATGCCAGGAGATGGCCATGCTGGTGAGCGAATGCGCCAGTCTCGGCCACAAGGCCTTGGAGCTCGACCCTGAAGCGATGTTGGCGCTACTTCAGAAGTTCGACGTGTATCGGCGGCCACAGCGCTTCGAGGATTTCATTGCCGTGTGCCAGATGGTTGCACACGCGAACGCAGAGGCTTATCCACAGGCGGATTACCTGCGCGCCGCGGCAGCGGCGGCCAGAGCGGTAGAAGCGAAGCCGCTGGTAGAAGCAGGGCTGACCGGGCAGGCATTGGGAGAGGCGCTGAGGCACAAGCGCCTGGAGGCACTGAAAGCCTACAAGACCACGGCCGTAAACTGA
- the folK gene encoding 2-amino-4-hydroxy-6-hydroxymethyldihydropteridine diphosphokinase: MSLSTVYLGLGSNIDRHAHLCAGLDALAAILCDLRCSPAFESQPVGIKSGPFINFVVTGKTDLGLMELDRRLKFIEADNGRYAPDRKGLPLDIDVLMYDDLHGTFDGLVLPRAEILKNAFVLWPLALLAPELVHPGEGKSMARLWQEANIDQVLAPVAFEWRGLQLTSA, from the coding sequence ATGTCTCTGAGCACGGTTTACCTGGGCCTGGGCAGCAACATCGACCGCCATGCGCACCTGTGCGCCGGGCTCGATGCATTGGCGGCGATCCTCTGCGACCTGCGTTGTTCTCCGGCGTTCGAAAGCCAGCCGGTGGGGATCAAGAGCGGTCCATTCATCAACTTCGTGGTGACGGGCAAGACAGACCTTGGGTTGATGGAGCTGGACCGCCGGCTCAAGTTCATCGAGGCTGACAATGGCCGCTACGCGCCCGACCGCAAGGGCCTGCCGCTGGATATCGACGTGCTGATGTATGACGATCTGCATGGCACATTCGATGGGCTGGTATTGCCCAGGGCCGAGATTCTGAAGAACGCTTTCGTGCTATGGCCATTGGCGCTGCTGGCGCCCGAGCTGGTACACCCGGGAGAGGGTAAAAGCATGGCCCGGTTGTGGCAGGAAGCCAATATCGACCAGGTGCTGGCGCCGGTTGCCTTTGAATGGCGCGGTTTGCAGCTTACCAGCGCCTGA
- the tsaD gene encoding tRNA (adenosine(37)-N6)-threonylcarbamoyltransferase complex transferase subunit TsaD: MLVLGLETSCDETGVALYDSERGLLADALFSQIDLHRVFGGVVPELASRDHVKRMLPLIRQVLDEAGCVATEIDAIAYTAGPGLVGALLVGASCAQALAFAWDIPAIGVHHMEGHLLAPMLEENPPQFPFVALLVSGGHTQLVRVDGIGQYELLGESLDDAAGEAFDKTAKLIGLNYPGGPEIARLAERGVAGRFVFPRPMTDRPGLAFSFSGLKTFALNTWQQCRDAGDDNEQTRCDVSLAFQQAVVETLTIKCKRALKQTGLKRLVIAGGVSANKALRASLEDMLGSIKGNVYYARPQFCTDNGAMIAYAGCQRLLAGQQQDLAISVQARWPMEQLPPL; this comes from the coding sequence ATGCTAGTACTGGGATTGGAAACATCCTGCGACGAAACCGGCGTCGCATTATACGACAGCGAGCGCGGTTTGTTGGCCGATGCGCTGTTCAGCCAGATCGACCTGCACCGCGTGTTTGGTGGGGTGGTACCCGAGCTTGCCTCGCGCGACCACGTCAAGCGCATGCTGCCCCTGATCCGCCAGGTGCTGGACGAGGCGGGCTGCGTGGCTACCGAGATCGACGCCATCGCCTACACCGCAGGCCCTGGCCTGGTCGGAGCGCTGCTGGTGGGGGCCTCCTGTGCCCAGGCGCTGGCGTTCGCATGGGATATCCCGGCGATCGGCGTGCACCATATGGAAGGCCATCTGTTGGCGCCCATGCTTGAGGAGAACCCTCCGCAGTTTCCGTTCGTCGCTTTGTTGGTGTCCGGGGGGCATACCCAGCTGGTTCGGGTCGATGGCATCGGCCAATACGAGTTGCTGGGCGAGAGCCTGGATGACGCTGCTGGCGAAGCGTTCGACAAGACTGCCAAGCTGATCGGCCTCAATTACCCAGGTGGCCCGGAAATCGCTCGCCTGGCCGAGCGCGGCGTGGCGGGGCGTTTTGTGTTCCCGCGGCCGATGACCGACCGTCCGGGCCTGGCCTTCAGTTTCAGTGGCCTCAAGACGTTCGCCCTGAACACCTGGCAGCAGTGCCGCGATGCTGGCGACGACAACGAGCAAACCCGTTGCGACGTGTCCCTGGCGTTCCAGCAGGCGGTGGTGGAGACTCTGACCATCAAGTGCAAGCGCGCACTCAAGCAGACCGGCCTCAAGCGCCTGGTGATCGCCGGTGGCGTGAGCGCCAACAAGGCATTGCGTGCGTCCCTGGAGGACATGCTCGGCAGTATCAAAGGCAACGTGTACTACGCCCGTCCCCAGTTCTGTACCGACAACGGCGCAATGATCGCCTACGCCGGTTGCCAGCGGTTGCTGGCCGGGCAGCAGCAGGACCTGGCGATCAGCGTGCAGGCACGCTGGCCGATGGAGCAGTTGCCACCGTTGTAA
- a CDS encoding SpoVR family protein — protein sequence MTARAQRRQPISTGSEWTFELIQTYDREISRLAERYALDTYPNQIEVITAEQMMDAYASVGMPLGYHHWSYGKQFLSTEKSYSRGQMGLAYEIVINSDPCIAYLMEENTMCMQALVIAHACYGHNSFFKGNYLFRTWTDASSIIDYLVFAKQYIAQCEERHGIDAVEDLIDSCHALMNYGVDRYKRPYPISAEEERRRQKEREEHLQRQINDLWRTIPKGAEKGGERDDARFPAEPQENILYFIEKHAPLLEPWQREVVRIVRKIAQYFYPQRQTQVMNEGWATFWHYTLMNDLYDEGLVTDGFIMEFLQSHTSVVFQPGFDSPYYSGINPYALGFAMYTDIRRMCENPTEEDRRWFPDIAGSDWLSTIKFAMSSFKDESFILQYLSPKVIRDLKLFSILDDDQRDDLLVPAIHDEAGYRAIREQLAAQYNLGNREPNVQIWSIDRRGDRSLTLRHQQHNRKPLGDSTDEVLKHLHRLWGFDIHLETVQGDQVVKTHHMPPRGEHGEAGDYGRMDLAVIHHL from the coding sequence ATGACCGCCAGAGCACAGAGACGCCAACCCATTTCCACCGGGTCCGAGTGGACGTTCGAGCTGATCCAGACCTACGATCGGGAAATCAGCCGTCTGGCCGAACGTTATGCCCTGGACACCTACCCCAATCAGATCGAAGTGATCACGGCCGAGCAGATGATGGACGCGTATGCATCCGTCGGCATGCCGCTGGGCTATCACCACTGGTCCTACGGTAAACAGTTTCTCAGCACCGAGAAGTCCTACAGCCGTGGCCAGATGGGCCTGGCATACGAAATCGTGATCAACTCCGACCCGTGCATCGCCTACCTGATGGAAGAAAACACCATGTGCATGCAGGCACTGGTGATCGCCCACGCCTGCTATGGCCATAACAGCTTCTTCAAAGGCAACTACCTGTTCCGCACATGGACCGATGCCAGTTCGATCATCGACTACCTGGTGTTCGCCAAGCAGTACATCGCCCAATGCGAAGAGCGCCACGGCATCGATGCTGTCGAGGACCTGATCGACTCCTGCCACGCCTTGATGAACTACGGCGTGGACCGCTACAAACGCCCCTACCCGATCTCCGCCGAAGAGGAGCGGCGCCGCCAGAAGGAGCGCGAGGAGCACCTGCAACGCCAGATCAACGACCTGTGGCGCACCATTCCCAAAGGCGCGGAAAAAGGCGGCGAGCGTGATGATGCACGCTTCCCCGCCGAACCCCAGGAAAACATCCTTTATTTCATCGAAAAACACGCACCCTTGCTCGAGCCCTGGCAGCGCGAAGTGGTGCGTATCGTGCGCAAGATCGCGCAGTACTTCTACCCGCAACGCCAGACCCAGGTCATGAACGAAGGCTGGGCGACCTTCTGGCACTACACCCTGATGAACGACCTGTACGACGAAGGCCTGGTCACCGACGGTTTCATCATGGAATTTCTTCAGTCGCACACCAGCGTGGTGTTCCAGCCCGGCTTCGACAGCCCCTACTACAGCGGCATAAACCCTTATGCCCTGGGCTTCGCCATGTACACCGACATCCGCCGCATGTGCGAAAACCCTACCGAGGAAGATCGACGCTGGTTCCCCGACATTGCCGGCAGTGACTGGTTGTCGACCATCAAGTTCGCCATGAGCAGCTTCAAGGACGAGAGTTTCATCCTGCAATACCTGTCTCCCAAGGTGATCCGCGACCTCAAGCTGTTCAGCATCCTGGATGACGACCAGCGCGACGACCTGCTGGTGCCGGCGATCCATGACGAAGCCGGCTACCGGGCCATACGCGAGCAACTCGCAGCCCAGTACAACCTGGGCAACCGCGAACCCAACGTACAGATCTGGAGCATCGACCGTCGTGGCGACCGGTCCCTGACCTTGCGCCACCAGCAGCACAACCGCAAACCGCTGGGTGATTCCACCGATGAGGTGCTCAAGCACCTGCACCGCCTCTGGGGCTTCGATATCCACCTGGAAACCGTGCAAGGCGATCAGGTGGTCAAGACCCACCACATGCCACCGCGGGGCGAGCACGGCGAAGCCGGCGACTATGGCCGAATGGACCTGGCCGTCATCCACCACCTCTAG
- the plsY gene encoding glycerol-3-phosphate 1-O-acyltransferase PlsY — MFWLLALLAYLLGSLSFAIVLSRLSGSPDPRSCGSGNAGATNMLRLAGRKMAILTLLGDLCKGLLPVMLARLAGLDLQEQAWVGVCAVLGHLFPVYFRFQGGKGVATAAGMLMGLYFPAALLAIAAWLLTFYLTRTSSLAALIATPLTLPLLAWREPAALLPISVLTVMIVWRHRNNLRDLLAGRERHF, encoded by the coding sequence ATGTTTTGGTTACTGGCGCTGCTCGCCTACCTGCTCGGCTCGCTGTCCTTCGCCATCGTCCTAAGCCGCCTCTCGGGCAGCCCGGACCCGCGCTCCTGCGGCTCTGGCAATGCCGGCGCCACCAACATGCTACGCCTGGCGGGCCGCAAAATGGCGATCCTGACCCTGCTTGGCGACCTGTGCAAGGGCTTGCTGCCCGTCATGCTGGCACGCCTGGCCGGGCTCGACCTGCAAGAGCAGGCCTGGGTAGGCGTCTGCGCGGTGCTCGGCCACCTGTTCCCAGTGTACTTCCGCTTCCAGGGTGGCAAGGGTGTGGCCACGGCGGCCGGCATGCTCATGGGCCTGTATTTCCCCGCCGCACTACTGGCCATCGCCGCCTGGCTGCTGACGTTCTACCTCACCCGCACCAGCTCACTGGCCGCGCTGATCGCCACACCACTGACCCTGCCACTGCTGGCCTGGCGCGAGCCAGCGGCCCTGCTGCCGATCAGCGTACTGACCGTGATGATCGTCTGGCGCCACCGCAATAACCTGCGCGACCTGCTAGCCGGGCGCGAACGCCACTTCTGA